A region from the Triticum aestivum cultivar Chinese Spring chromosome 3D, IWGSC CS RefSeq v2.1, whole genome shotgun sequence genome encodes:
- the LOC123076270 gene encoding uncharacterized protein: protein MSATNLFSNLVDTREKIYLISAPFCSREDGRQDSSDTSHMSKGSSRCTRFGRWLVGFSRWTGLAGRASVGSRGGLGRWRVFRGVLEDLQLWRRRCGVRVRDPCRRLAQLRPVQRPQWRGGFVHDIQFWVVVLPSARVGDETPVAVSSCAVQSLRHSGPASANTTIHVGWKRRSTRAPALCILVMHPTTKSRTGLHPASVPKLNDEQENTTQQQKTATSDGWVFKKQTYSLVRALVKTDGRVPVCPGDKPSSPRPGTPRAQDQWQRARGCPEMTSGR from the exons ATGTCTGCCACAAATTTGTTTAGCAACCTCGTCGACACCAGGGAGAAGATATATCTGATAAGTGCGCCGTTCTGTTCGCGAGAGGACGGTCGACAGGACTCGTCCGACACTTCCCACATGTCAAAAGGCTCCTCCCGA TGTACCCGATTCGGCCGCTGGCTCGTCGGATTCAGCCGTTGGACCGGTCTCGCCGGGCGTGCGTCAGTTGGATCAAGGGGTGGGCTTGGCCGATGGCGAGTTTTCCGGGGCGTCCTGGAAGACCTTCAGCTCTGGAGGCGGAGATGTGGCGTCCGGGTGCGCGACCCCTGCCGTCGTCTCGCACAACTCCGTCCAGTCCAGCGGCCGCAGTGGCGCGGCGGATTCGTGCACGACATTCAGTTCTGGGTCGTGGTCCTGCCGTCGGCACGAGTCGGCGACGAGACGCCGGTCGCCGTCTCGAGCTGCGCCGTGCAGTCCCTACGTCACAGCGGCCCGGCTTCGGCTAACACCACCATCCACGTTGGCTGGAAGCGCAG GAGCACGCGTGCCCCGGCATTATGCATCCTGGTTATGCATCCCACAACCAAAAGTCGCACGGGCCTCCATCCTGCGTCAGTTCCAAAACTGAATGATGAACAAGAAAACACAACGCAACAGCAGAAAACGGCAACATCTGATGGATGGGTGTTCAAAAAACAGACTTACTCCCTGGTTCGGGCACTTGTAAAAACGGACGGCCGGGTTCCAGTCTGTCCCGGAGACAAACCATCTAGTCCTCGTCCCGGCACACCTCGGGCACAGGATCAATGGCAGCGGGCACGGGGGTGTCCGGAGATGACGAGCGGAAGATGA